The Paenibacillus tianjinensis genome has a window encoding:
- a CDS encoding type II toxin-antitoxin system PemK/MazF family toxin encodes MSMVMERGVIANKIVRKDEIWLADLGYAGGSVQGGRRPVLVISNNIGNKYSPNVTVVPITSSTIKKQLPTHVKMIASEVGFVRDSIIMFESKVTIDKNNGLLYKLLDIPPSYYEVLDKASAAAEKRIFT; translated from the coding sequence ATGAGTATGGTTATGGAAAGAGGTGTTATTGCCAATAAGATTGTTCGTAAAGATGAAATATGGCTTGCAGATTTAGGTTATGCAGGAGGATCAGTTCAAGGCGGTAGAAGACCAGTACTTGTTATTAGTAATAATATTGGCAATAAGTACTCTCCAAATGTTACGGTGGTTCCCATTACTAGCAGTACCATAAAGAAGCAACTGCCAACACATGTTAAAATGATCGCGTCAGAAGTAGGGTTTGTAAGAGACAGTATTATTATGTTTGAATCTAAAGTTACAATAGATAAGAATAATGGTTTACTTTATAAGCTGCTTGATATTCCACCTTCTTATTATGAAGTATTGGACAAAGCCTCCGCCGCAGCAGAAAAGAGAATTTTTACATAA
- a CDS encoding YkyB family protein: MKNIRHKTRYTKSKCSIDKLYKKQESLYDLKKQIIDQALLNGIAKREGIHKVKKSNGEEMSFVYVRFTNRSFHIPVDSNDCFEMDYLGDLSCRSYSPDYINNISTKKAKSFLNKYQFQK; encoded by the coding sequence TTGAAAAATATCAGACATAAGACAAGATATACTAAAAGCAAATGTAGTATTGATAAACTATATAAGAAACAAGAATCGCTTTATGATTTGAAAAAGCAAATTATTGATCAAGCCTTATTGAATGGCATAGCGAAAAGAGAAGGAATACATAAAGTGAAAAAGAGTAACGGCGAAGAAATGAGCTTTGTATATGTACGTTTTACCAATCGATCTTTTCATATTCCGGTTGATTCGAACGATTGTTTTGAAATGGATTATCTAGGGGATTTATCTTGTCGTTCTTATAGTCCTGACTATATTAATAACATTTCAACCAAAAAAGCAAAAAGTTTTTTGAACAAATACCAGTTTCAAAAGTAA